The genomic DNA TGACTTCAGCGATCCGACCGAGGCGATCCCCGCCTTTTTGACGATAATTATGATGCCGCTTACCTATGGCATTTCAAATGGTATTGCATTTGGTATCATGAGCTATGTGATCATCAAGGTCATCACTGGCAAAGCGAAGGACCTTAATCCTACGCTTACGATTTTGGGTATACTGTTTATTCTGCGCTACGCATTTATTGCATAGCCATAACATCTGTTTTGCAAAAAAACCCTCCGCAAGCGGTTGCTTTGCGGAGGACTTTTTGCATTTTTGAATCACTATTTTGCGTTAGAATAAGCTTTTTCAAGCGCGCGAAGTTGGTCGGTTACAGAAATGGTCACCGACGTTTTAAGGTCGGCCTCGTCCGGTACATGTTTGTGTTCCGCGTCACGCTCGGTGACCTTCATCGCCAAAACATCATCTACAGTTTTGCCGCGCATCCAGTCTTCAAGCGCTGCAATTTGCTCGTACCATTCTTTTTGGATTCCAGATGCCTTCTTCATACCATAGGCATCGCCAAGTTCTTTTTTGGTTTTAATTTCCGACGTCATGTCGCCGGTCAGCGCGCCGCTGATATCAAAACCCACGCTCGCCTGCAGTGTATCAAACTTGACGTCCAAAATCTTGCCATCTGCATCCGTGCTGAGTGCGCAGACAGCCACATTAAATTTGGCATTGCCGGCGGTTTCGGCACTGGCGGAGCTGGATTCCGATGTGGTGGACACGACACCTAAGCCAACCAGCACATCGCCGCTTGATTGTGATCCTGCAACTGAAGAAGACGACGACGGTTGGCTGCTAACAGAACCGCTTGGAGAGGTACTAGTTGAGGGAGAAGCGCACGCTGCTAAAAGGCAGCATGCTGCTACTACCGCCGTGATAGATAACCGTTTCATTACATTTCCTCCTGTTATTGTTTTTAGCATTTCTTTTGCCGAAAGTTTCTGCGATAAAAAATATCAGCATGGGAAAGCTACAATTGGAGAGCGGATGAAGGTGTGTTATGAAGCGATTTTTATTTATATTGACGATAATTTTAATGTTGTTGACTCGCCCCGAACGCAGCCCACGATACACCGTGACGTTTTGGGGCGCTTTTGATTCCATGATTACCATCACCGCAAATGCAGAATCCAGACAGCAGTTCGATGCGTTAACCGAAACCGCTATAGCTAGGTTTACCGAGCTTAGCCACGATTATGACAGGTTTTTAGAACCGGGCACAATTGTCAATTTAGCCACGCTCAACCGAATGGCCGGACAGGGAGAAATTCATGTTTCAAAAGCGCTTTTTGACCTGCTCTCCTTTGCGCAAGCCGGTGCGGCAAAAACGGATTCTTTGGTGATTCCCACCTTTGGCTCAGTGACCGAACTATGGCGCAAACAGATTGTTTACGCCCAGAACGGCCCAGGTACACCGCCCGGCATAAAAGCGCTACAAGAGGCGGTGAAAAACACCGACGTGTCGCTACTGAAATTAAATAAAAAAACCCAAAGTGCCGCTCTGCTTTCAAGCGGAGCTTTGCTGGATGTAGGCGCGGTTGCCAAAGGTTACGCCACAGAACTGGTGGGGCGTGAATTGGCAGCAAATGGGCTAACTCGGTTGGCGATATCAAGTGGTGGCAACATCCGGGTGTTTTCTCCGCCTGTGGGCAAAACCTGCTGGCGCATCGGGGTTCAAAACCCCGATGCAGCGATTTTGGGTGATGACGACACGCTGGGGACTTTGTTCATCAACGATATGGCGGTAGCCACCAGTGGGGATTATCAGCGCTTTTTTTGGTATCAGGATCAGCGGTACCATCACCTAATCGATCCGCAAACGCTTTTTCCCGCACGATATTATCGTAGCGTGACAGTGGCTTGTAACAACGCAGGTGAAGCTGATTTATTTTCTACGGCGCTGTTTTTGGCCGACTGGTCTCATAGTTATGACATCGCTGAACGTGAAAAAATAGCTGCACTCTGGGTAATGCCGGACGGCAGCGTCAAAACCAACGCACGAATGGATAAACTGATCAAAAACAAATAAAAAGATTCTTCGCAGTTACGCATTTATAACGGCGAAGAATCTTTTTAATTTTAAAGTATTACAGTTTGAAAATAATGCCGATAGCTGCAGCGCCTGCAATATAAAATATCGGGTGTTTTTTGAAACGCACATAAAGATAATAGATCACAGCAAACAAAATAATGGCCGGGATGTTCAGCACCGAAAGCAGGCTGTTAAAACCTGCAAAGCGGTCGGTGTACAGCAGCGTACTGCGCAATACAGAAAAACCTGCGGCAGCGATCATACCGGTGGCCGCTGGGCGTATGCCATAAAACACGGACTTGACGACTGGGCTGCTTGAAAATTTGGCAAGAAACTGCGCGACGATCACAATGACGATATAAGACGGCAAAACGAGACCAAAGGTGGCGATCAGACCGCCCAACAAGCCGCCGGCGGTAAAACCGGCATAGGTTGCAACATTAACTCCGATGGGCCCAGGCGTTGATTCCGCAACTGCAATCATGTCCACCAGCATGGCGCGGTCGAACCAGGGATAGCGCTCGGCCATGTCAAACAGAAAGGGCAGGGTAGCCAACCCACCGCCGATGGCGAACAGGCCGGTTTTAAAGAATTCCACAAATAAAAGAAGATAGGTCATGCTTTATCGCCTCCCTTTGAAACCAATCGCTTTGCGAAAAAGCCGAGCAGACCGGCGATGATAACAATGGTAATAGGCGAGATATCAATCAGGATCATAGCAATAAAGGTGGCAACAAAAATGACTGCGGTCAATTTATCTTTGACGCTGGGCTTAAACAGTTTGACAACCGCCGCAACAACCAATACACAGACCGCGATGCGGATTCCACCAAAAGCATGCGCTACAATTGCATTACCGGCGACGGCTTTAAGCGCCCCTGCAATGAGGGTGATGATAATAAACGACGGTGCCACAACACCTGCGGTACAGAAAAAAGCACCCAGATAGCGCTTTTGCCGAAAACCAATCAGCGTTGCAACGTTAACCGCAATGATGCCGGGCGTACATTGTCCCACGGCGTAAAAATCGAGCAGCTCCTCAGAGGTCGTCCAATGGCGGCGGTCAACAATTTCGCGCTCCAGCATGGGCAGCATGGCATAGCCGCCACCGAAGGTTAGACCTCCAATGCAGAAAAAGGCCCAGAACATGTCCAAATAAACATTCAAAACCGTTTTACTCCTTTTCAAAATCTGTATTTCGATCAATCCGATTGAGCATTTTTATTTAATAGACGCTTTATTTCATCAAAATCCAATTGCACCAATATAACTGAAAACAAAATAATGCCGCCGCCCGCCAGCAGCATAATGGTGGGCTCGTCAAAGCCCCAAAGTACTGAAAGCAGGCTGCCGAACAGTCCCTCGGTCGAGAGAATAATCGCGGTGCCCGAGGCGGAAAACCGGCGCTGTGCCCAGCTTTGAACAAAATAGCAATAGCCGGTGGATAACAATGCAAGATATAATATGGCACCCATGCCAGATTTTAATGCTGCCGCCGAAAATAGCGGCCGCTCAAAAATTAGAAATGTTGCCAATGAGAGGGCAGACACCACCGCTAACTGAAAAAAACTTAAAACTGCAGCGCTGCGTATCCGCTTTGCCGAAACACCAAGGTAGGCGTAATGGCAAGCAAATAAAAACGCGCACAACAGCGAAAGCCAATCGCCGATATTAAAGGTAAGCCCCACCCCCGGCGACCACGAGAGCACGGAGGCACCAACAAAACAGATGAAGGCACTCACCGTTGAGCGCAATCCCGGCTTTTGTTTAAACAAAATCAGGCTTAAAAATGGCACCATAATCACGTTGGTGGCGGTCAAAAAAGCGTTGTTGGCCGGTGTGGTAAATTTGATACCATAAGTCTGACAGATAAATGCGACAAATAATATCGTACCCGCTATCAGGCCGAATTTCAAGTCTTCGAGGCTAGAAATGGCCAGCTCTTTGTTAAAAAGCACAGCCATGATCGCGGCGGGTATAAAAAAACGCAGTGTGAGCAACAGCGCCGGAGAGATGCCACACTGCACTGCAATGTTCGTGAAAATAAAGCCACCGCCCCAGATAAAAGCCACCGAAAGCAGCAGCATACTCGGCAGCAGGGGCGAGGTGGAAAGCTTGTGATACATATGGATATGGCCTCATTTCTTGGCACCTGTGTCATAAAAACTTTAAAAATACAATTCAGGCGTCGAAAAATTTACTGATAATACGGGCTGCTTATAGATGTGCAGGAGCTTTAAGTAACGAAAGTAGTTCGTAAAGGTTTTGGATAGTATAGGTTGGTTTGGGTTCTTCCGGCACGGGCGCACCCTTGGGATTATACCAGCAGGTATCAAGGCCAAAACCGTTGCCACCCGCAATGTCTGCGGAAAGCGAATCGCCTACAACCAGTGCCTGAGCAGGATCAGTCACGCCAGAGCGTAAAAGCGCCTGTTCAAAAAAGACTGCGTCGGGCTTTTCAAAACCAATTTCCCCGGAAATGATAATATTTGAAAAGTAATGATCAAGCGCAGCGCCCGCCAAGCGGATTTTCTGCACCTCCGCAATGCCGTTTGTGATGATAACCAGCTGAAAATGCGGCTGGAGAGCCTGCAACACTGGAATAGCGCCCTCAATCAGGTTGAAACCATGCGAAAGACCCTGTGCGTAATGACGGCTAAAGGCAACCGGGTCGACGTCGGTTATGCCCACCTGATCAAAAAACAGTTGAAAACGCGTATCAATAAGCTGAGAGCGGGTGATTTCCTTGCGTTCCAGCCGTTCCCACAACGATTGGTTAACTTTGTCATAGCGCTGTGCCAGCTCTGTATCGGCAACTATCTGAAACTGGGCACAGCTCGTCAAGAACGCTTGGTCCTGTGCCGCTGAAAAATCAAGCAGTGTTCCATCTGCATCAAATAGAATCGTTTTATAACGCATGTATCCTCCGAATTAGAAACCGAAATTTCAATGTAAATTATGTATTTTCTGTTAATTTTTTTTAGGTTGCAATATATTGCAGCAACATATCCCACATTTATATCGTACCGCCGACTTTAAGTGCCATCCAGACCAAAAGAGAGAACTGGACGAGCGTTGTTGAAACGGCGATAACCCAGAAATACCAGTGCTTTGTTTTGTGGCGGAAACAGAGCATTCCGCACCAAAGTCCCGCACCGCCGCCGCACAGTGCCAATAAAAAGAAGCGTTTTTCAGGTATGCGCCGTCTCTCATGCCGAGCTGCATTTTTGTCGATGGCGCACATCGCAAAGGTCAGAAGGGAAAAGGTCAAAAATAGGCATCCTAACGCGATTGAAAGCAATTTCATTCTCATATATCCTTTCTTTGAGCGCTTTTTTCGACAACCTTTAAACGAAAACCAGCTTTGTTTTTCAAATAGTAGCTGTGTTGTATTATCATAACACGAAGCGTCGTATTTTGCTATGACTTTTAATTTTTACGGCGTTTGTTTTACTTGACAGGCAACCACCTTTTTATTAAACTGTTGTGTAGTGTTTTGATATGGGACAAGTAACTTAACAAATTTAAAAGAGAAAAAGAGGAATTACAGATGAACAAAATGTTTTCCACAAAACTAATTGCTCTTATGTTGGTGCTGGCAATGGCGCTTACATTTACCGGCTGTGGAAAGAAGCCGTCTTCGTCCGAAGAACCCTCCTCCGAGCCGACGAGCTCATCCTCCACTGTTGAAGACGAGGATGATGACGCCGACGTGGTGCGTGTATTCCAGATTGAGAAGATTGACGAGGGCATTAAGCGCAACGCCGATACCAAGGGCTGGCTTTACATTCCCAACACCGAGATTGATGATGCTGTAGTACAGGCCAAGGACAACGACTATTATCTACGTCTGACTGAGGACAAGGAATATTCGATCTTTGGCTGCTATTATGCAGACTTCCGCAACAACCTGGGTGCCCGTGATGATCTGAGCAAGAACACCATCATCTACGGCCACTCCGATTATAAGGACAACCCCGAAGGCAAAAAGTTCTCGCAGCTTTTCCACTACGCGAAGGATATTGATTTTGTCCGCAACAACCCTTATATCTACTTCTCCACCACCGAGGATGATCTGGTTTGGCAGGTATTTGCGGTATTCTATACCCATATTGATTTTAATTATATTCAGGATAACCCCACCGATCCCGAGTTTAAAAACATTATCAGCGAGGCGAAGGCCAGAAGCGAGTACATTATTGATGTACCGGTAGACGAGAACGACAAAATTCTTACTCTTTCTACCTGCACCGGTCTTTATAACGCCGCCGACAAGGACAACTACCGCATGGTTGTAATGGCGAAATTGATGCCCTCTAATGAAATTTCGACCAACAAGATGACGATGGAAGTCAAGCCTAATCCTTCCCCCAAAAAGAGCTAAATTTTAAAATCAAGCAAACGCTCCTATTGCAGGCCGCTTAACACGGCTTTTGCGATAGGAGCGTTTTCGGTTAGACCGACTTAAGATTGTAACTTAAAGGAATTACAGTCGGTACATTCAATCAGTGTAGGATTTGGCTCGTGGGTGCCCACATTGATTTGCGGCAGAGAACAAAAGTTTTCAGACTTACAGTGATGTGCGCACTGAGAAACAGTACATCCAATATTTTTATTAGCGGATTTGTCCATTGCATTTCACCTCGCTTTTATTTGGGACTGTCATTATTATTTGTGTGCGTCTATTATTTATACCGGGTAACTTTTAGCTTTTCCAATTTTTAAAATATACTTTTTCTGGATTTTTCCTCAATTCTAAAGAAATGATTGACAAAAGCGTCGAAAGCGCCCTAAGGGAAGATATTTACTGCGGAAATGGGATTGTAAATATGCTAGCATTGAACTGGAAAGGGGGACAAATATAGCATTAAAATAACGGAAAGGATAGGTAAAAATATTGAAAAAATACCTAAAAACACTGTTTTTGGCAGCCGTTTTGGCTGCGTCACTGTCCGGATTTGCGGTGCAGTCCGCAGCGGCCGGAGCAGGGGCGACAGCGGGTGTTGTTAGCACCGTATCCAGTCCACTTATGGTCAGGACCGCAGCCTCTGTCGAATCTGCCATCGTAGCGACGCTCCCGAAGGACAGCACGGTTACGCTTCTATCAAAATCAGGTTCCTGGTGGTATGTCGAATATTCAACGGGTAAGTTTGGATACTGTCACGCGAATTACATAACACAGATATCTTCAAGCCGCGCGGGCTATGTCGCTACTTCAAGCGGCGCACTCAATATCCGCACGGGAGGAAGTACGGATTATTCGGTGGAGGCGCGGCTTCCCAAGGGAACAGGGCTGGTTGTACTTTCAGAAAACAACGGCTGGAGCCGGGTTCTCTATAACGGAACGGCAATTGGTTATGCCAGCAGCGCATACGTTTCGGATTATGCGCTGACACAGGAGAATGCGCCCGTTACTTATAAGGCGATCACGCTGCCGGTACCGGATTACAAACAGTATGACAGTCGGTGGGCCTCGTTAAAGGTTGGCAGATCGGGCAAAACGCTCAGCGCCATCGGATGTGTGACCACGGCGCTGGCTGATACAGAAAGCTATCGCAAGGGCAGCAGTGCGGTAACCCCGGCCACCATGCTCAATCAGCTTTCTTACAATGCCTCAGGCGACGTTTACTGGCCAAGTCACTATCAAAAGTACATCGGTTCTAATTACCTTTCGGTACTGTATCAGCAACTCAGTGTCGGTAAGCCGGTCATTTTAGGGGCAAAAACCTCGACGGGCCGCATGCATTGGGTTGTGGTTAAAGGTTATACCGGTGGTAACACGCTGAGCACCTCGGGATTTCTGATCAACGACCCGGGTTCGAACTACCGCACAACATTGGCTACGTTAATGAAGGAGTACCCCTACTTCTATAAATTAGAATATTACTATTAATTTTGTTAACAGGGCGGTGAAATGCATGTCATTTTGCCGCCCGATTGCTTGTTTTTAAGAAAACTTTATTCGTAAACGTAAGCATAAGCGAATAAAAGCGACATAAAGCGCAGATTGCGAGGGAAAAGCGCCTAAAATTCGTTAAAATAAAGAAATTTGATTAGATCATTGACAAACATCATGGATATGTTATAGTAATGATTGTATTTTAATGTAATATTTTCAACACAGTGTCGTATGTGCCGACCTACATTTCGCCCGGGCTTTCGCTTGTGCGGGATAGGAAAACCTTTTGCGGGTGGCGGCATGAAAAGGGCTGTGGGGTCATATGGCGACCGACTAAAAACGACCGCCGCTAAGACTTTAATTCCGCAAAGGGGAAATGATCATGGATAATTTAATCGTCCTTCGGGACATCGCTGTGTCGTATGACGGGGAACAGGTTTTAAACCACATCAACCTCGAAATTCGGGACAAAGAGTTCATCACACTATTAGGGCCTTCGGGGTGTGGAAAAACCACCACACTGCGAATCATCGGCGGTTTCGTCGAGGCCACTGAGGGTGATATTTTTTTTGACGGCGTGCGAATCAACGACCTGCCGCCTTACAAGCGCCCAGTCAACACTGTCTTTCAGCGCTATGCACTATTCCCGCATCTCAATGTTTTTGAAAACGTTGAGTTCGGCCTTAAAATTAAAAAAATACCGCAACCTGAGCGCCGCGCCAAAGTTAAGGAAATGCTTGAACTTGTGGGGCTTAAAGGTTTTGAGCGCCGCAATATTAATCAACTTTCAGGTGGTCAGCAGCAACGCATCGCTATTGCGAGAGCGTTGGTCAACCACCCCCGCGTGCTGCTGCTCGACGAGCCGCTTGGTGCGCTGGATCTAAAACTGCGCAAGGAGATGCAGATCGAGTTAAAGCGCATCCAGCAGTCAACTGGTATCACGTTTGTATATGTCACCCACGATCAGGAAGAGGCGCTTACCATGAGTGATCGCGTGGTTGTTATGAAGAGTGGTAACATTTTGCAGATCGGCACACCGCAGGATATTTACAATGAGCCAGTCAGCGCCTTTGTCGCTGATTTTATTGGCGAGAGCAACATCATCCCCGGAATCATGCGCCGTGACTACTGCGTCGAGTTTGCCGGCAACAGCTTTCAATGTGTCGACGTGGGCTTTGACCCCGACCAGCTCGTCGACATTGTGGTGCGCCCAGAGGATATTAAGATTGTCGATGCTGAGCAGGGCATGCTGACGGGCGTGGTCGAGTCGGTCACCTTTAAGGGCGTGCATTATGAGATGCTCGTCGAGGGTGCGGGTACGCGCTGGCTGATTCAAAACACGTTGGCGGCCGAACCCGGCCAGCTGATTGGTATGAACATTCTGCCAAACGACATCCACATCATGGACCGTGA from Oscillospiraceae bacterium MB24-C1 includes the following:
- a CDS encoding FAD:protein FMN transferase, yielding MKRFLFILTIILMLLTRPERSPRYTVTFWGAFDSMITITANAESRQQFDALTETAIARFTELSHDYDRFLEPGTIVNLATLNRMAGQGEIHVSKALFDLLSFAQAGAAKTDSLVIPTFGSVTELWRKQIVYAQNGPGTPPGIKALQEAVKNTDVSLLKLNKKTQSAALLSSGALLDVGAVAKGYATELVGRELAANGLTRLAISSGGNIRVFSPPVGKTCWRIGVQNPDAAILGDDDTLGTLFINDMAVATSGDYQRFFWYQDQRYHHLIDPQTLFPARYYRSVTVACNNAGEADLFSTALFLADWSHSYDIAEREKIAALWVMPDGSVKTNARMDKLIKNK
- a CDS encoding chromate transporter, encoding MTYLLLFVEFFKTGLFAIGGGLATLPFLFDMAERYPWFDRAMLVDMIAVAESTPGPIGVNVATYAGFTAGGLLGGLIATFGLVLPSYIVIVIVAQFLAKFSSSPVVKSVFYGIRPAATGMIAAAGFSVLRSTLLYTDRFAGFNSLLSVLNIPAIILFAVIYYLYVRFKKHPIFYIAGAAAIGIIFKL
- a CDS encoding chromate transporter, producing the protein MNVYLDMFWAFFCIGGLTFGGGYAMLPMLEREIVDRRHWTTSEELLDFYAVGQCTPGIIAVNVATLIGFRQKRYLGAFFCTAGVVAPSFIIITLIAGALKAVAGNAIVAHAFGGIRIAVCVLVVAAVVKLFKPSVKDKLTAVIFVATFIAMILIDISPITIVIIAGLLGFFAKRLVSKGGDKA
- a CDS encoding DMT family transporter, translated to MYHKLSTSPLLPSMLLLSVAFIWGGGFIFTNIAVQCGISPALLLTLRFFIPAAIMAVLFNKELAISSLEDLKFGLIAGTILFVAFICQTYGIKFTTPANNAFLTATNVIMVPFLSLILFKQKPGLRSTVSAFICFVGASVLSWSPGVGLTFNIGDWLSLLCAFLFACHYAYLGVSAKRIRSAAVLSFFQLAVVSALSLATFLIFERPLFSAAALKSGMGAILYLALLSTGYCYFVQSWAQRRFSASGTAIILSTEGLFGSLLSVLWGFDEPTIMLLAGGGIILFSVILVQLDFDEIKRLLNKNAQSD
- a CDS encoding YjjG family noncanonical pyrimidine nucleotidase — protein: MRYKTILFDADGTLLDFSAAQDQAFLTSCAQFQIVADTELAQRYDKVNQSLWERLERKEITRSQLIDTRFQLFFDQVGITDVDPVAFSRHYAQGLSHGFNLIEGAIPVLQALQPHFQLVIITNGIAEVQKIRLAGAALDHYFSNIIISGEIGFEKPDAVFFEQALLRSGVTDPAQALVVGDSLSADIAGGNGFGLDTCWYNPKGAPVPEEPKPTYTIQNLYELLSLLKAPAHL
- a CDS encoding DUF1294 domain-containing protein — its product is MTFSLLTFAMCAIDKNAARHERRRIPEKRFFLLALCGGGAGLWCGMLCFRHKTKHWYFWVIAVSTTLVQFSLLVWMALKVGGTI
- a CDS encoding class B sortase, whose protein sequence is MNKMFSTKLIALMLVLAMALTFTGCGKKPSSSEEPSSEPTSSSSTVEDEDDDADVVRVFQIEKIDEGIKRNADTKGWLYIPNTEIDDAVVQAKDNDYYLRLTEDKEYSIFGCYYADFRNNLGARDDLSKNTIIYGHSDYKDNPEGKKFSQLFHYAKDIDFVRNNPYIYFSTTEDDLVWQVFAVFYTHIDFNYIQDNPTDPEFKNIISEAKARSEYIIDVPVDENDKILTLSTCTGLYNAADKDNYRMVVMAKLMPSNEISTNKMTMEVKPNPSPKKS
- a CDS encoding DUF1540 domain-containing protein; its protein translation is MDKSANKNIGCTVSQCAHHCKSENFCSLPQINVGTHEPNPTLIECTDCNSFKLQS
- a CDS encoding SH3 domain-containing protein, encoding MKKYLKTLFLAAVLAASLSGFAVQSAAAGAGATAGVVSTVSSPLMVRTAASVESAIVATLPKDSTVTLLSKSGSWWYVEYSTGKFGYCHANYITQISSSRAGYVATSSGALNIRTGGSTDYSVEARLPKGTGLVVLSENNGWSRVLYNGTAIGYASSAYVSDYALTQENAPVTYKAITLPVPDYKQYDSRWASLKVGRSGKTLSAIGCVTTALADTESYRKGSSAVTPATMLNQLSYNASGDVYWPSHYQKYIGSNYLSVLYQQLSVGKPVILGAKTSTGRMHWVVVKGYTGGNTLSTSGFLINDPGSNYRTTLATLMKEYPYFYKLEYYY
- a CDS encoding ABC transporter ATP-binding protein, with amino-acid sequence MMDNLIVLRDIAVSYDGEQVLNHINLEIRDKEFITLLGPSGCGKTTTLRIIGGFVEATEGDIFFDGVRINDLPPYKRPVNTVFQRYALFPHLNVFENVEFGLKIKKIPQPERRAKVKEMLELVGLKGFERRNINQLSGGQQQRIAIARALVNHPRVLLLDEPLGALDLKLRKEMQIELKRIQQSTGITFVYVTHDQEEALTMSDRVVVMKSGNILQIGTPQDIYNEPVSAFVADFIGESNIIPGIMRRDYCVEFAGNSFQCVDVGFDPDQLVDIVVRPEDIKIVDAEQGMLTGVVESVTFKGVHYEMLVEGAGTRWLIQNTLAAEPGQLIGMNILPNDIHIMDREEDQLALDMTEGGNEKQ